A single genomic interval of Candidatus Sysuiplasma acidicola harbors:
- the trxB gene encoding thioredoxin-disulfide reductase: MNEETRNVIIIGSGPAGLTAAVYASRALLRPLVIAGRTPGGQLMITSEVENYPGFPEGILGPELMVKMREQAARFGTDFVDDDVSAVDFSSRPFKIMVGDDRYLAKTVIIATGASALWLNLESEKKFMGKGVSGCATCDGAFFKNRDVAVAGGGDSAMEEALFLTRYASHVTVIHRRNKLRASPFMQKKAMDNEKISFMWNSEIKEVTGDKTVTGLVVKDISTGEVKDVSVGGLFVAIGHRPNTDVFRGQLPLDEKGYIIIHDGSRTGIDGVFASGDVHDHRYRQAITAAGMGCVSALDVQKFLEENN, encoded by the coding sequence ATGAATGAAGAAACAAGAAACGTAATAATCATCGGATCCGGTCCAGCCGGGCTTACTGCGGCAGTATACGCGTCACGCGCACTTCTCAGGCCGCTCGTTATTGCGGGCAGGACTCCGGGCGGGCAGCTAATGATCACGAGCGAAGTGGAGAACTACCCTGGCTTCCCTGAGGGGATACTCGGCCCAGAGCTCATGGTAAAGATGAGAGAACAGGCTGCAAGATTCGGTACGGACTTCGTGGATGACGACGTCAGTGCTGTAGACTTCAGCTCAAGACCTTTTAAAATCATGGTTGGCGATGATAGATATCTAGCGAAAACTGTGATTATAGCCACTGGAGCGAGCGCACTCTGGCTTAACCTTGAATCAGAAAAGAAGTTTATGGGAAAAGGCGTTTCGGGGTGTGCGACATGCGACGGTGCTTTTTTCAAGAACAGGGACGTTGCAGTAGCTGGTGGCGGAGACTCCGCCATGGAAGAGGCGCTGTTTCTGACGCGTTATGCATCGCACGTTACTGTAATACACAGAAGGAACAAGCTGCGAGCCTCCCCGTTTATGCAGAAGAAGGCAATGGACAATGAGAAAATCTCATTCATGTGGAACAGCGAAATAAAGGAAGTAACCGGTGACAAGACAGTCACGGGCCTTGTCGTAAAGGATATCAGCACCGGCGAAGTGAAAGACGTTTCAGTCGGTGGGCTGTTTGTGGCCATAGGCCACAGACCTAACACAGACGTGTTCAGGGGACAGCTGCCTCTGGATGAAAAGGGTTACATCATAATACATGACGGCAGCAGGACTGGCATTGATGGCGTTTTCGCATCAGGTGATGTGCATGACCACAGATACCGTCAGGCAATAACTGCCGCAGGAATGGGATGCGTATCCGCACTTGATGTGCAGAAGTTCCTGGAAGAAAACAACTGA
- a CDS encoding Lrp/AsnC family transcriptional regulator: protein MDEKDILILELLQRNSRTSLKEISRQVKLAAPTVHERVQSLMRKGVITGFTTLVDPKSVNLDITAFIMLYFKTGGSLGDQKVVDLINSIGDIEECHHLAGDEDLIIKVKTENMATLEDIILRLSRSGHFSRTKSIIALSTIKESAALNLSHKMREIEEQHQVKENE from the coding sequence ATGGATGAAAAAGATATACTAATACTCGAACTGCTTCAGCGGAATTCGCGTACCTCTCTCAAAGAGATAAGCCGGCAGGTGAAGCTGGCTGCGCCTACCGTTCACGAACGTGTTCAATCGTTGATGAGAAAAGGCGTCATTACCGGTTTTACGACGCTTGTGGATCCAAAAAGTGTCAATCTGGACATCACGGCGTTCATCATGCTCTATTTCAAGACTGGCGGATCCCTTGGTGATCAGAAGGTGGTTGATCTCATAAACAGCATTGGCGACATCGAGGAATGCCATCATCTGGCCGGCGACGAGGATTTGATCATAAAGGTCAAAACGGAAAACATGGCGACGCTGGAGGATATAATCCTCAGGCTTTCCAGGTCGGGCCACTTCAGCAGAACCAAGTCAATAATAGCACTCTCCACAATAAAAGAGAGCGCGGCTCTGAACCTTTCCCATAAGATGAGGGAGATTGAAGAACAGCATCAGGTGAAAGAGAACGAGTGA
- a CDS encoding alcohol dehydrogenase catalytic domain-containing protein, producing the protein MSGTASSDHTGNMYAVYFRRHGESDVLESGRLPMPSPGRHEVLIQVEATSVNRLDIAVRKGFPGLSLPLPHIPGSDAVGRIIEAGGEVSGCAPGQRVVINPGIGCGRCLECLSGRVTMCGRFVILGEHINGAYAEYVAVPASNLKRVPDDYPLIKIAAAPLVYITAWHSLVSRAGLKFGDRVLVTGGSGGVSTAAIQIARLFDAYVVATTRSADKTDILRRIGAHEIIVTEKPEGWAKTYTASGGRPFDIIIDSVGSALWNDNMRLLVKGGRLVNYGRTSGGQVSMDLSFIFWKQLQVTGSTMGDPGDFETVMNLIFSRKLDPVVDKVFTMREAAAAQDYVEASRHTGKVVLVNGERNAADS; encoded by the coding sequence GTGTCTGGCACTGCATCGTCTGATCATACAGGGAATATGTATGCTGTTTATTTCAGAAGGCACGGCGAATCTGATGTTCTGGAGTCCGGCCGCCTTCCCATGCCGTCTCCCGGGCGGCATGAAGTGCTCATTCAGGTCGAGGCGACTTCCGTCAACAGGCTCGACATTGCTGTCAGGAAAGGCTTTCCAGGACTTTCGCTGCCGTTGCCGCATATACCGGGTAGCGATGCCGTGGGTCGCATCATTGAAGCGGGAGGTGAAGTTTCTGGCTGCGCACCCGGACAGAGGGTTGTGATTAATCCCGGAATTGGTTGCGGGAGATGTCTTGAGTGCCTTTCGGGAAGAGTTACAATGTGCGGCCGTTTTGTCATTCTCGGTGAGCATATAAACGGCGCTTATGCGGAGTACGTCGCAGTTCCTGCCTCGAATTTGAAACGCGTTCCTGATGATTATCCCCTCATAAAAATCGCTGCAGCCCCCCTCGTCTACATCACGGCGTGGCATTCACTTGTTTCCAGAGCTGGTTTGAAGTTTGGCGACAGAGTTCTTGTCACCGGAGGAAGCGGTGGGGTATCTACTGCGGCCATACAGATCGCTAGGCTCTTCGACGCGTACGTCGTCGCCACGACAAGGTCAGCGGACAAAACAGACATCTTGCGCAGAATAGGTGCCCATGAAATCATTGTCACCGAGAAGCCAGAAGGATGGGCCAAGACTTACACGGCTTCAGGAGGTCGCCCATTTGATATTATCATCGATTCCGTTGGTTCGGCACTCTGGAACGACAACATGCGCCTTCTTGTCAAGGGTGGAAGACTGGTCAACTACGGGCGGACTTCCGGTGGCCAGGTTTCGATGGATTTGTCATTCATATTTTGGAAGCAGCTGCAGGTCACCGGATCCACCATGGGCGATCCTGGCGATTTTGAAACAGTCATGAACCTGATATTCAGCAGGAAGCTTGATCCTGTCGTGGACAAGGTGTTTACGATGCGCGAAGCCGCAGCAGCTCAGGATTATGTTGAGGCGTCTAGACACACAGGCAAGGTTGTGCTTGTCAATGGTGAACGAAATGCTGCTGACAGTTAG
- a CDS encoding vitamin B12-dependent ribonucleotide reductase has translation MSVRNAVKVDREEVPQVVPGSGSQKRAGKNITPKKSHAGDQAGSHMKFERKFVADGEDPYSTVRWVERVSRITEPDGKIVFEMDNIMAPEGWSQLAVDIAVSKYFRKAGVPGTGTETSVMQLIHRVAHTIRWAGEQYDYFEGVDAENFEAELTYMLLHQMAAFNSPVWFNVGLYHEYGIKGSGGSWAWDATKGKVTQTEDAYSRPQCSACFIQSVTDDLMSIFDLLKNEARLFKYGSGTGTNFSKIRAAEEKLSGGGTSSGLMSFLKVLDAGAGATKSGGTTRRAAKMVVLDIDHPEIASFINWKVKEEEKVRALIREGYPADFNSEAYLTVSGQNSNNSVRVTDDFMNAFLSDGSWNTTYRTTGEIAHTYKAAELMEQVSKAAWASADPGMQFDTTINRWHTCPNSGRINASNPCSEYMFLDNTACNLASINLVKFIDEEGNFDIDGFRQTIRVFTTAMEIIVDFASYPTEVIAANSHTFRTLGLGFANLGTSVMLLGYAYDSDEARTFAAAISAIITGHCYRTSAEIAAITGPFPGFEVNKEAMLRVMGMHRDAIFRIDSTKLPPLLLKAAMDDWNECIKLGEMYGYRNAQASNVAPTGTIGLLMDCDTTGIEPDFSIVKWKKLAGGGYFKIVNKSVEIALRRLGYGTEKRRSIITALTGTGTLDGSPFINRDSLAAKGMSAEEIREALEYISRTHTMDDFTPHMSEKELIAMGFSREQVQATRDFVNGVQSMELIEDVLPEHVRIFDCANRSGRGKRFIAPMGHVKMMAAVQPFISGAISKTVNLPADVTWEDVRDVYVNSWRMGLKALAVYRDGSKASQPLSSAKEIGEEVLELGRGVKKELPKKRGGFTLESTIGGHKLFLRTGEYSDGTPGEIFIDMYKEGSSYRSILNGFAIAVSIGLQYGVPLEKYVNAFTFTRFEPQGFTDHPNVRTCTSPLDFIFRVLGMEYLGRTDFVQVKPSVDEKETAREPRPSFIHPSTKSLDEFSREEPAPDLMDRSLMFDSDAPLCSVCGHVTVRNGSCYKCLNCGSTTGCS, from the coding sequence ATGAGTGTCAGAAATGCCGTGAAAGTGGACAGGGAAGAAGTTCCGCAAGTGGTACCCGGCAGCGGGAGCCAGAAAAGGGCGGGAAAGAACATAACCCCGAAGAAGAGCCATGCTGGAGACCAGGCGGGATCACACATGAAATTTGAAAGGAAATTTGTAGCGGACGGAGAAGATCCGTATTCCACAGTCAGGTGGGTGGAAAGAGTTTCTCGTATTACCGAACCTGATGGTAAAATTGTCTTTGAAATGGACAACATTATGGCTCCAGAGGGTTGGAGCCAGCTGGCAGTGGACATTGCAGTTTCCAAATATTTCCGAAAGGCAGGCGTTCCAGGCACCGGAACAGAAACTAGTGTGATGCAGCTCATTCACAGAGTGGCTCACACCATCAGGTGGGCCGGTGAGCAATATGATTATTTTGAGGGAGTCGATGCGGAAAATTTTGAAGCTGAACTCACGTACATGCTGCTACATCAGATGGCTGCCTTTAACTCACCTGTCTGGTTCAATGTCGGCCTCTATCACGAGTATGGCATAAAGGGAAGCGGTGGCAGCTGGGCATGGGATGCGACAAAAGGCAAGGTAACGCAGACGGAAGACGCTTATTCGAGACCACAGTGCTCCGCATGCTTCATACAGTCCGTTACTGACGATCTGATGTCGATATTCGACCTGCTGAAGAATGAAGCAAGGCTGTTCAAATACGGTTCCGGGACTGGCACCAACTTCTCCAAGATCAGGGCCGCCGAGGAGAAGCTGTCCGGCGGCGGCACGTCCTCCGGCCTCATGTCTTTTCTGAAAGTTCTTGATGCCGGCGCAGGTGCCACTAAGTCAGGCGGAACAACAAGAAGGGCCGCAAAGATGGTCGTACTCGATATAGATCATCCCGAAATCGCGTCGTTCATCAACTGGAAGGTGAAGGAAGAGGAGAAGGTCAGGGCGCTGATCAGAGAAGGATATCCTGCCGATTTCAACAGCGAAGCGTACCTCACCGTGTCTGGCCAGAATTCCAATAATTCTGTGAGAGTCACAGATGATTTCATGAATGCTTTCCTTTCTGACGGCAGCTGGAATACCACCTACAGGACCACTGGAGAGATAGCACACACATACAAGGCAGCAGAACTCATGGAACAGGTGAGCAAGGCAGCCTGGGCTTCCGCCGATCCAGGCATGCAGTTTGACACGACAATAAACAGATGGCACACGTGCCCCAATTCCGGCAGAATCAACGCGTCCAATCCCTGTTCGGAATATATGTTCCTCGACAATACTGCGTGCAATCTCGCATCCATAAATCTGGTCAAATTCATCGACGAGGAAGGCAATTTTGACATTGACGGTTTCAGGCAGACGATACGGGTATTCACTACCGCAATGGAGATCATCGTGGATTTTGCATCATATCCGACCGAAGTAATCGCCGCCAACAGTCACACGTTCAGAACGCTCGGACTGGGTTTTGCGAATCTTGGAACGTCTGTAATGCTGCTTGGATATGCCTACGACAGCGACGAGGCAAGGACTTTCGCCGCCGCGATATCTGCCATCATCACCGGCCATTGCTATAGAACGTCGGCCGAGATAGCAGCAATAACAGGTCCATTCCCGGGCTTCGAGGTAAACAAAGAGGCAATGCTCAGAGTCATGGGCATGCACCGTGATGCCATATTCCGCATAGATTCGACTAAACTTCCACCGCTGCTGCTCAAAGCGGCAATGGATGACTGGAACGAATGCATCAAGCTCGGAGAGATGTATGGCTACAGGAACGCACAGGCTTCAAACGTGGCTCCGACAGGGACGATTGGTCTCCTCATGGATTGTGATACAACAGGCATAGAGCCGGATTTTTCCATCGTCAAATGGAAAAAGCTGGCGGGCGGTGGTTATTTCAAAATTGTCAATAAATCCGTCGAGATTGCGCTCAGGAGACTTGGATACGGTACAGAGAAACGCAGAAGCATAATAACCGCTCTTACCGGCACTGGCACACTGGACGGTTCGCCGTTCATCAACAGGGATTCCCTGGCTGCAAAGGGAATGAGTGCTGAAGAGATCAGAGAAGCGCTGGAATACATAAGCCGGACGCACACAATGGATGATTTCACACCGCATATGTCGGAAAAGGAGCTCATCGCCATGGGCTTCAGCAGGGAACAGGTACAGGCCACACGCGACTTCGTAAACGGAGTTCAGTCCATGGAACTGATCGAAGATGTCCTGCCTGAGCATGTCCGGATATTCGACTGTGCAAACAGGAGCGGACGCGGTAAACGCTTTATCGCACCAATGGGGCACGTGAAGATGATGGCTGCCGTGCAGCCGTTCATATCCGGCGCCATTTCCAAGACTGTCAACCTCCCCGCAGATGTCACTTGGGAAGATGTACGCGATGTGTACGTTAATTCATGGCGGATGGGTCTCAAGGCACTGGCCGTCTATCGAGACGGATCCAAGGCATCACAACCGCTCAGCTCCGCCAAGGAAATTGGAGAGGAGGTGCTGGAACTTGGCCGGGGGGTCAAGAAAGAGCTGCCGAAAAAACGTGGAGGCTTCACGCTCGAGTCCACGATCGGCGGGCACAAGCTTTTCCTGCGTACTGGAGAGTACAGCGACGGAACGCCGGGCGAAATATTCATAGATATGTACAAGGAGGGGTCGTCATACAGGAGCATACTGAATGGTTTCGCCATTGCCGTCTCTATTGGACTGCAGTACGGCGTGCCGCTGGAGAAATACGTAAATGCGTTCACATTTACGCGCTTCGAGCCGCAGGGATTCACCGATCATCCGAATGTGCGTACATGCACTTCTCCCCTCGACTTCATCTTCCGCGTGCTTGGTATGGAGTATCTGGGCAGGACGGACTTTGTACAGGTGAAACCTTCTGTCGATGAGAAAGAGACGGCCAGGGAACCGAGGCCTTCTTTCATACATCCTTCGACAAAGTCTCTGGACGAGTTCAGCAGAGAAGAGCCTGCGCCCGATTTAATGGACAGGAGTTTGATGTTCGATTCCGACGCGCCGCTCTGTTCGGTTTGCGGGCACGTGACAGTTAGGAACGGCAGCTGTTACAAATGCCTGAACTGTGGCAGCACTACCGGTTGTTCGTAA
- the erpA gene encoding iron-sulfur cluster insertion protein ErpA, whose translation MFDVTISEKAIEKVKTLMPKENDKQVFLRVYVAGGGCGGFKYGLSFENKADMLNDFKLEKAGVNIVVDRESAAYLEGTEIDYVDSLEGSGFTFINPNAKSTCSCGQSFTA comes from the coding sequence ATGTTCGATGTCACAATTTCAGAAAAAGCCATAGAGAAGGTTAAAACACTCATGCCAAAGGAGAATGACAAGCAGGTCTTCCTCAGGGTCTACGTGGCCGGAGGAGGATGTGGCGGCTTCAAGTATGGTCTCAGCTTTGAGAACAAAGCGGACATGCTCAACGACTTCAAGCTGGAGAAGGCAGGGGTTAACATAGTCGTCGACCGGGAGAGTGCGGCTTATCTGGAAGGGACCGAAATAGATTACGTGGACAGCCTGGAGGGCTCAGGATTCACATTCATTAATCCGAACGCAAAGAGCACCTGCAGCTGCGGTCAGTCGTTTACCGCCTGA
- a CDS encoding S-adenosyl-l-methionine hydroxide adenosyltransferase family protein: MLFEVRITDNRAASRFHGRPVISLLTDFGTLGGYVGAVKGVILSRTDADIVDISHDISPQSVIEGAFVLKSVVPYFPDGSVHMAVVDPGVGGTRRPIAVKSGKHFFVGPDNGLIIPAAKECGRMSVREIDFRKLDISNVSNTFHGRDVFAPAAAYLSAGGAFEKVGREVRSYREIDIGEVRFIPSGISGICIYADAFGNVITNLNGTRFSRLFSVGQRLKVTCGDFEDVIEFTRTYADKQDGEPLVLIGSHGNIEIAVAGGNAKHLIGYRQGVEIEFRKIRI, translated from the coding sequence ATGCTGTTTGAAGTGCGGATAACGGACAATCGCGCTGCATCCCGGTTCCATGGCAGACCGGTGATTTCGCTGCTTACCGATTTCGGGACACTCGGTGGCTACGTCGGCGCAGTAAAGGGTGTCATACTTTCCAGGACGGATGCCGATATCGTGGATATATCACATGATATATCCCCCCAGTCGGTAATTGAAGGTGCTTTCGTTCTTAAGAGCGTTGTACCCTATTTTCCTGACGGTTCCGTCCATATGGCTGTGGTAGATCCTGGTGTGGGCGGGACAAGGAGACCGATTGCAGTAAAGTCGGGTAAACATTTCTTTGTTGGCCCAGACAATGGGCTGATCATCCCTGCTGCAAAGGAGTGCGGCCGAATGAGCGTCAGAGAGATTGATTTTAGAAAATTGGATATTTCAAATGTTTCAAACACATTTCATGGACGGGATGTATTTGCGCCTGCGGCCGCCTATCTTTCTGCCGGAGGCGCGTTCGAGAAAGTTGGCAGAGAAGTCAGGTCTTACAGAGAGATCGATATCGGGGAAGTTAGATTCATTCCTTCAGGCATATCCGGCATTTGTATTTATGCGGATGCCTTTGGAAACGTGATTACAAATCTCAACGGTACAAGATTTAGCAGGCTGTTTTCAGTCGGTCAAAGGTTGAAGGTGACCTGTGGAGATTTTGAGGACGTAATAGAATTCACACGCACTTACGCCGACAAGCAGGACGGAGAACCACTGGTATTGATTGGCTCCCATGGCAACATCGAGATTGCTGTCGCCGGCGGCAATGCCAAGCATCTTATCGGATACCGGCAGGGCGTGGAAATTGAATTCAGAAAAATCAGAATCTGA
- the hemB gene encoding porphobilinogen synthase has protein sequence MRQYPVSRLRRYRKKSVRRMLSSFEISPSKLIYPVFVDETLDEKKEIAPMPGQFRYPVDGLQEICKRAEELGIGAVMLFGIPSEKNDGGTGAYDDDGIVQKAVRAIRKKSSIAIITDLCLCEYTTHGQCGIMNSDGVDNDATLELYGRIAVSQAMAGAEWIAPSGMMDGQVGHIRKALDTAGFQDVSILAYAAKSASSFYGPFREAAGSTPSDGDRKGHQLNYASRFEQMLEIEADIAEGADIVMVKPALPNLDIICKARDRYGVPVAAYNVSGEYSMLRASAMNGWTDYRGTVEETLISIFRAGADLIVTYHAIEASEWITGK, from the coding sequence ATGAGACAATACCCGGTATCGAGGCTGAGGAGGTACAGGAAAAAGAGCGTAAGGAGAATGCTCTCCTCTTTTGAAATCAGTCCTTCGAAGCTCATCTACCCGGTCTTTGTCGACGAAACGCTGGATGAGAAAAAGGAAATCGCACCTATGCCTGGTCAATTCAGGTATCCGGTAGACGGACTCCAGGAAATTTGCAAAAGGGCCGAGGAACTTGGCATCGGCGCAGTCATGTTGTTCGGCATCCCCTCAGAGAAGAACGACGGTGGTACAGGCGCATATGATGATGACGGCATAGTGCAGAAGGCTGTCAGAGCGATCAGGAAAAAGAGCTCTATCGCCATTATCACCGATCTCTGCCTATGCGAATACACGACTCATGGACAATGCGGCATAATGAACAGCGACGGTGTAGATAACGACGCCACGCTTGAACTGTACGGTCGCATAGCAGTTTCACAGGCCATGGCCGGTGCAGAATGGATTGCGCCGAGCGGCATGATGGACGGGCAGGTCGGCCACATACGCAAGGCGCTTGACACAGCAGGCTTTCAGGATGTTTCAATCCTCGCATATGCCGCCAAGTCAGCGTCCTCGTTTTATGGACCGTTCAGGGAGGCGGCCGGAAGCACGCCTTCCGATGGCGACAGGAAAGGACATCAGCTGAACTATGCAAGCAGGTTCGAACAGATGCTGGAGATCGAGGCAGACATCGCGGAGGGCGCAGACATTGTCATGGTGAAACCGGCACTGCCAAACCTCGACATAATCTGCAAGGCGAGGGACAGATACGGTGTACCGGTTGCAGCTTACAACGTGAGCGGCGAGTATTCGATGCTCAGGGCCTCGGCCATGAACGGCTGGACCGACTACAGGGGGACCGTGGAGGAGACGCTCATCTCCATATTCAGAGCAGGAGCGGACCTGATCGTAACATATCATGCCATCGAAGCGTCTGAATGGATTACCGGGAAGTGA
- a CDS encoding M48 family metalloprotease, protein MNNDTVNRTVSAGADVHQYPYEFNQEIRRRARSVSSELLWMSVVSTAVELSLLFFITFAGPGKWIASSLEYLSWFPRVCIFSSTIVLLFYAVGMPFAYRIHGIRKRYGIATAGTVNWLTDSLKALLISMVFITGASTLLLALISLSNLWWLLAATAYVLFTVTYSRFFPFLALRFFYRIRPLEDGEVSRKIMALLKSLSLDRMSIYVIDESSRSTMANAFVAGIGKKKRIVLYDNTIRFFTPEEVTCITAHELGHYLAGDSWKSWVSNVLMAYISALLLYAVYSLALHMHSLYSPTDPYVLLLFSITLSITGAALTPLTNYISRKRERCADLFSLNAYRNPVAFISSEKRLCDLNLMDDDPGTIRKILFATHPSTAERVRMGEAWRSSAEAAKEG, encoded by the coding sequence ATGAACAACGATACAGTAAACAGAACCGTTTCGGCAGGTGCTGATGTTCATCAGTACCCTTATGAGTTTAATCAGGAGATAAGGCGCAGGGCGCGCAGCGTATCGTCAGAACTGTTGTGGATGTCAGTCGTGTCGACTGCGGTTGAATTATCATTGCTGTTTTTCATTACATTTGCTGGCCCGGGAAAATGGATAGCTTCGTCGCTCGAATATCTGTCATGGTTTCCGAGGGTCTGCATCTTTTCGTCAACCATTGTTCTGCTGTTCTACGCTGTCGGCATGCCGTTCGCTTACCGGATTCATGGGATAAGGAAGAGATACGGCATAGCGACTGCAGGCACCGTCAACTGGCTGACGGACAGTCTGAAGGCATTGTTAATTTCCATGGTCTTCATTACTGGAGCGTCAACGCTGCTCTTAGCGTTAATAAGCCTGTCGAATCTCTGGTGGTTGCTCGCAGCAACAGCCTACGTACTCTTCACAGTGACATATTCCCGTTTTTTCCCTTTCCTTGCGCTCCGTTTCTTCTATCGCATTAGACCCCTGGAAGATGGTGAAGTGAGTCGTAAAATAATGGCGCTGCTCAAGTCCCTCTCACTCGACCGGATGAGCATTTACGTGATTGATGAAAGCTCGAGATCCACGATGGCCAATGCATTCGTTGCCGGCATAGGAAAGAAGAAACGCATCGTGCTCTACGACAATACAATCCGCTTTTTCACGCCTGAAGAGGTTACCTGCATAACAGCCCACGAACTGGGCCACTATCTTGCCGGGGACAGTTGGAAGTCATGGGTGTCGAACGTTCTGATGGCCTACATTTCCGCATTACTTCTTTATGCCGTCTACAGTCTCGCGCTTCATATGCATTCACTCTATTCCCCGACTGATCCATATGTCCTTCTGTTGTTCTCGATCACACTGAGTATCACCGGAGCAGCGTTGACTCCACTGACAAACTACATTTCGAGAAAGAGAGAGCGATGTGCAGATCTTTTCTCACTCAACGCATATCGCAACCCGGTAGCATTCATTTCTAGCGAGAAAAGGCTGTGCGACCTCAACCTGATGGACGACGATCCAGGCACGATCAGGAAGATACTCTTTGCCACGCACCCGTCGACGGCTGAGAGGGTCAGAATGGGCGAAGCGTGGCGTAGTTCCGCCGAAGCGGCAAAAGAAGGTTGA
- the larE gene encoding ATP-dependent sacrificial sulfur transferase LarE has product MNTAEKVIVDTNAALGTLRASIKNRHSILVGLSGGVDSALVAYVAHEQLGDSAVAVTALSPSLSDEEKECARSVAAEIGIMHMFVETHEMEDPAYLRNDERRCYRCKIELSTVLRRKASELSLSTVAIGVNKSDFSDYRPGIAAARSEGVWFPLAECGMEKDDVRAAAREVGLSVHDRPSNACLSSRIQYGQPIDERTLRAVAEGEAYLHRMGMKSVRVRVHGPLARIEVGTEDIGCFSLPSLREDTVAKFKSLGFLYVTLDMEGFRSGSMNIALTNNR; this is encoded by the coding sequence ATGAATACTGCAGAGAAAGTCATTGTTGATACGAATGCCGCTCTGGGGACGCTTAGGGCATCCATTAAGAACAGGCACTCCATACTCGTCGGTCTGTCCGGCGGAGTGGACAGCGCACTAGTTGCCTATGTCGCACATGAACAGCTTGGCGACAGTGCTGTGGCAGTCACCGCCCTGTCGCCTTCCCTGTCTGATGAGGAAAAGGAGTGTGCACGCAGCGTGGCGGCCGAGATCGGAATCATGCACATGTTTGTGGAGACTCACGAAATGGAAGATCCCGCATATCTGCGGAATGACGAGAGAAGATGCTACCGCTGCAAAATCGAGCTTTCAACCGTGCTGCGCAGAAAGGCGTCGGAGCTCAGCCTTTCGACAGTTGCTATCGGTGTCAACAAATCCGACTTTTCTGATTACAGACCGGGCATTGCAGCCGCACGATCCGAAGGCGTCTGGTTTCCGCTTGCCGAATGCGGCATGGAAAAGGATGATGTCCGTGCGGCCGCAAGGGAAGTCGGGCTCAGCGTACATGACCGGCCATCAAACGCATGCCTTTCCTCGCGCATACAGTATGGGCAGCCCATAGATGAGCGGACGCTCAGGGCGGTCGCTGAAGGGGAGGCATATCTGCACCGTATGGGCATGAAGAGTGTCAGGGTGAGGGTTCACGGACCTCTGGCGAGGATCGAGGTCGGCACGGAGGACATAGGTTGTTTTTCGCTGCCGTCCCTGAGAGAGGACACCGTTGCAAAGTTCAAGTCGCTCGGCTTCCTCTATGTGACGCTCGACATGGAAGGCTTCCGCAGCGGGAGCATGAATATAGCGCTTACGAACAACCGGTAG
- a CDS encoding RidA family protein: MESFLCPCRHITDGDIVSLNSISTNDAPAAIGPYSQAIDSGSIVFCSGQIGLDPVTGKLISDDVEAQTTRCLANMEEVLKASGITRDQVAKTTIYLTNMDDFGKVNELYGAYFGTHRPARTTVSVVALPRGAKVEIEALAVKLR; this comes from the coding sequence ATGGAATCTTTTTTGTGCCCGTGCCGCCATATCACGGACGGTGATATCGTGTCTCTGAATAGTATAAGTACGAATGATGCTCCTGCTGCAATTGGACCTTATTCCCAGGCAATCGATTCTGGAAGCATAGTTTTCTGCTCTGGCCAGATAGGTCTGGATCCTGTGACAGGTAAACTTATATCTGACGACGTCGAAGCTCAAACAACAAGGTGTCTTGCCAATATGGAGGAAGTGCTGAAGGCTTCAGGCATTACGCGCGACCAGGTGGCAAAGACTACAATTTACCTGACGAACATGGATGATTTCGGAAAGGTCAATGAATTGTATGGCGCCTATTTCGGCACACACCGGCCAGCACGAACAACAGTCTCGGTTGTCGCCCTCCCGAGGGGGGCGAAAGTGGAAATAGAGGCTCTTGCAGTTAAGCTGCGATGA